One window of Mesorhizobium sp. WSM4904 genomic DNA carries:
- a CDS encoding divergent polysaccharide deacetylase family protein yields MADIGKDIERPLGQTLRAQRPASRRISAGMLGAAVVVLGVIGISGAIALREKPFRKPDEMAVSTPKVTAAPTPAPAPAPTPAEVATANPGASTPMKSGGPQIIHVQTEEGDGPPKAGIVIRDPSALGQNLKVAHIPDRALIEASDSGPLPIRSADGRRPFDVYARPWSGARGARVAIVIGGLAVSQTGTQAAIAKLPAEVTLAFAPQGNSIDRWMKAARQSGHEIVMQIPLEPFDYPNVNPGRNTLTVSASQDENLKSLHWALSRTTNYTGVMNYMGARFSADANAMGPFMAELGKRGLAYVDDGSSARSVASDLALKDGVPFVGGDMAIDAVQDRGEILKKLDSLEATARAKGTAVGIGSAFDITVDTVTSWVAEAKKRGIEIVPISAVAIDPQKG; encoded by the coding sequence TTGGCTGACATCGGCAAGGACATCGAACGCCCGCTCGGACAGACGCTCCGGGCTCAGCGCCCTGCTTCGCGCCGCATCAGCGCCGGCATGCTCGGCGCGGCGGTCGTCGTCCTCGGAGTGATCGGCATTTCCGGTGCGATCGCATTGCGTGAGAAACCTTTCCGCAAGCCGGACGAGATGGCCGTTTCGACGCCGAAGGTGACCGCGGCGCCAACCCCTGCGCCGGCACCGGCGCCGACGCCGGCTGAAGTGGCGACGGCGAACCCCGGCGCGAGCACGCCGATGAAGAGCGGGGGCCCGCAGATCATCCACGTACAGACCGAAGAGGGCGACGGCCCGCCCAAAGCGGGTATCGTCATCCGCGATCCTTCGGCGCTTGGGCAGAATCTCAAGGTCGCGCACATCCCGGACAGGGCGCTGATCGAGGCCAGCGACAGCGGACCGCTGCCGATCCGTTCCGCCGACGGCAGGCGGCCGTTCGACGTCTATGCGCGGCCGTGGTCCGGCGCGCGCGGCGCGCGCGTGGCGATCGTCATCGGCGGGCTCGCCGTCTCGCAGACCGGCACGCAGGCGGCGATCGCCAAATTGCCGGCCGAGGTGACGCTGGCCTTCGCGCCGCAGGGCAACAGCATCGACCGCTGGATGAAGGCGGCACGCCAAAGCGGACATGAGATCGTCATGCAGATACCGCTCGAGCCGTTCGACTATCCAAACGTCAATCCGGGGCGCAATACGCTGACGGTCTCGGCGAGCCAGGACGAGAACCTGAAGAGCCTGCACTGGGCGCTGTCCAGAACGACCAACTACACCGGCGTCATGAACTATATGGGCGCGCGCTTTTCCGCCGACGCAAACGCAATGGGACCCTTCATGGCCGAGCTCGGCAAGCGCGGCCTTGCCTATGTCGACGATGGCTCGTCGGCGCGGAGCGTCGCGTCCGATCTCGCGCTGAAGGACGGCGTGCCGTTCGTGGGCGGCGACATGGCCATCGACGCGGTGCAGGATCGCGGCGAGATCCTGAAGAAGCTGGACAGCCTCGAGGCGACCGCGCGGGCCAAGGGCACGGCCGTCGGCATCGGCTCGGCCTTCGATATCACCGTCGACACGGTGACGTCCTGGGTCGCCGAGGCGAAGAAGCGCGGCATCGAGATCGTGCCGATCTCGGCTGTCGCCATCGATCCGCAAAAAGGCTAG
- a CDS encoding type II toxin-antitoxin system RelE/ParE family toxin has protein sequence MAGYLFYPPADAAQDHIWSDTVEKWGEAQAIRYIADLHQHLQTLSEVPALWRKLPGNLAIPADLKMDAYFSHYGRHYVFFRKLSGDRIGVISILHDRMDVPVRLAEDLRTLEARSGDS, from the coding sequence GTGGCAGGGTACCTGTTCTACCCGCCAGCGGACGCAGCGCAGGACCACATCTGGAGCGATACCGTTGAGAAATGGGGCGAAGCCCAGGCCATTCGCTATATCGCGGACTTGCATCAGCACTTGCAAACCCTTTCCGAAGTACCTGCCCTCTGGCGAAAGCTTCCAGGCAATCTGGCAATTCCGGCCGATTTGAAGATGGACGCCTATTTCAGTCACTACGGACGTCACTACGTGTTCTTTCGCAAGCTTTCCGGCGACCGGATCGGCGTCATAAGCATCCTGCATGATCGGATGGACGTGCCTGTACGCTTGGCCGAGGATCTGCGGACCTTGGAAGCGCGATCGGGAGACAGCTAG
- a CDS encoding RNA pyrophosphohydrolase translates to MSKKMIDPETLPYRPCVGLMILNRVGLVWVGHRIAEPDSEFSGTTKLWQMPQGGIDDGEEPLNAAERELYEETGMRSVSLLAEAPHWINYDLPPHLVGVAFKGRYRGQTQKWFAYRFEGDESEIRINPPPGGHKAEFDQWSWRPMRELPDLIVPFKRQVYEQVVGAFEHLAG, encoded by the coding sequence ATGTCCAAGAAGATGATCGATCCCGAGACGTTGCCTTATCGTCCCTGCGTCGGACTGATGATCCTCAACCGCGTCGGGCTGGTCTGGGTCGGCCATCGCATCGCCGAGCCGGACAGCGAGTTTTCCGGCACGACGAAACTGTGGCAGATGCCGCAGGGCGGCATCGACGACGGCGAGGAGCCGCTCAACGCAGCGGAGCGGGAGCTCTACGAGGAAACCGGCATGCGCAGCGTGTCGCTGCTGGCCGAGGCGCCGCATTGGATCAATTACGACCTGCCGCCGCATCTGGTCGGCGTCGCCTTCAAGGGGCGCTACCGCGGCCAGACGCAGAAATGGTTCGCCTACCGCTTCGAGGGCGACGAGAGCGAGATCCGGATCAATCCGCCGCCGGGTGGCCACAAGGCCGAATTCGATCAATGGTCATGGCGGCCGATGCGGGAGCTGCCTGACCTCATCGTGCCGTTCAAGCGCCAGGTTTATGAACAGGTTGTGGGGGCTTTCGAGCATCTGGCCGGTTAG
- a CDS encoding murein hydrolase activator EnvC, with protein sequence MSEGWNSRTRAWRSRCGLTLVAALVAFGPAMAAENTLDVAPDPDQSRAEYEQVSREITLSSERLAKLAADVATVKKDHASISAALIQSAMTEQKLGQDIEDIGAKLEGLKTEEEKLHASLVARRDVLAEVLGALQRMGLNPPPAILVKPEDALSSVRSAILLGAVVPELRQQTDRLMADLKEQTRVTASIEAERARLTAAVTEQTAEKKRLTMLLEAKQKLQADTEAALTAEQQRSQQLAARASSLKDLIASLEADKARKAADQAKAGEQKSADGDTTASTTEPADPPVPEGNRLTASAPFAALQGQIALPVIGKIKRRFGTDDGNGAMMQGDMVATQSGAIVTAPADGNVLYAGPFRSYGQLLILNAGDGYHVVLAGMSRISVATGQSVLAGEPIGAMGEARVASTSASQNGNATPELYVEFRKDGKPVDPNPWWAERFSGRT encoded by the coding sequence ATGTCTGAAGGCTGGAATTCGAGAACGCGCGCCTGGCGCAGCCGCTGCGGCTTGACACTTGTCGCCGCGCTGGTTGCGTTCGGGCCGGCCATGGCCGCGGAAAACACGCTCGACGTCGCGCCGGATCCCGACCAGAGCCGAGCCGAATACGAGCAGGTTTCCAGGGAAATCACCTTGTCGTCGGAGCGGCTGGCCAAGCTTGCCGCCGACGTCGCGACGGTCAAGAAGGACCATGCCTCGATCAGCGCGGCGCTCATCCAATCGGCCATGACCGAGCAGAAGCTCGGCCAGGACATCGAGGATATCGGCGCCAAGCTCGAAGGGCTGAAGACCGAGGAAGAGAAGCTGCACGCCTCGTTGGTGGCGCGCCGCGACGTGCTTGCCGAAGTGCTTGGCGCGCTGCAGCGCATGGGGCTCAACCCGCCGCCGGCGATCCTGGTCAAGCCGGAGGACGCGCTGTCGTCGGTGCGCAGCGCCATCCTGCTCGGCGCCGTGGTGCCGGAACTGCGCCAGCAGACCGACAGGCTGATGGCCGACCTCAAGGAGCAGACCCGGGTGACGGCGTCGATCGAGGCCGAGCGGGCGCGGCTCACCGCCGCGGTCACCGAACAGACGGCGGAAAAGAAGAGGCTCACCATGCTGCTCGAGGCCAAGCAGAAGCTGCAGGCCGATACCGAAGCGGCTTTGACCGCCGAGCAGCAGCGCTCGCAGCAGCTGGCGGCCAGGGCCAGCAGCCTCAAGGACCTCATCGCCTCGCTCGAGGCCGACAAGGCGCGAAAGGCGGCAGACCAGGCCAAGGCGGGCGAGCAGAAATCGGCAGATGGCGACACGACGGCGTCCACGACCGAGCCCGCCGATCCGCCGGTGCCGGAGGGCAACCGCTTGACCGCTTCCGCCCCGTTCGCGGCGCTGCAGGGCCAGATCGCGCTGCCGGTCATCGGCAAGATCAAACGGCGCTTCGGGACCGACGACGGCAACGGCGCAATGATGCAGGGCGACATGGTTGCGACACAATCGGGAGCCATCGTCACCGCGCCGGCGGATGGAAACGTGCTTTATGCGGGGCCGTTTCGCTCCTATGGTCAACTCTTGATCCTCAATGCGGGCGATGGGTATCATGTCGTCCTGGCGGGGATGAGCAGAATCAGCGTCGCGACCGGACAGTCGGTGCTCGCAGGAGAGCCGATCGGCGCGATGGGAGAGGCCCGGGTGGCAAGCACCTCGGCCTCGCAGAATGGAAATGCGACGCCGGAGCTCTATGTGGAGTTCCGCAAGGATGGAAAACCCGTCGATCCGAACCCTTGGTGGGCGGAGCGATTTTCTGGAAGGACGTGA
- a CDS encoding transcriptional regulator — protein MAADNSIHVRVGGQLQAHLQQQIGENGLYENASEYIRALIRRDLQTRNEAWDWLKRQLEPGLRAEESEFRAVSAQDVVRRNQGRRL, from the coding sequence ATGGCCGCAGATAACAGCATTCATGTCCGCGTCGGTGGTCAACTCCAGGCTCATCTGCAACAGCAGATTGGCGAGAATGGCCTTTATGAAAACGCCAGCGAATATATCCGTGCCCTGATCCGCCGCGATCTGCAGACGCGCAACGAAGCGTGGGACTGGCTGAAAAGGCAGCTTGAGCCGGGTCTGAGGGCCGAGGAGAGCGAATTCCGGGCCGTATCGGCCCAGGATGTTGTTCGGCGCAATCAAGGCCGACGCCTCTAA
- a CDS encoding S41 family peptidase → MMRKLSLLFAGALMGASAMSLVYGAPGSAANAAGSETYKQLAIFGDIFERVRAQYVTPPDDKSLVENAINGMLASLDPHSSYMNAEQAQDMRVQTKGEFGGLGIEVTMENDLVKVITPIDDTPAAKAGVLAGDYIAKIDGEEVRGLTLNDAVEKMRGPVNTPIKLTILRQGADKPIELTVVRDIIKVKAVKYRVENDVGYMKITSFTEKTYDDLENAIENIKKQVPNDKLKGYVLDLRLNPGGLLDQAVSVSDAFLKRGEIVSTRGRDPKDVTRFDAKPKQNDDINGKPLIVLVNGGSASASEIVAGALQDLRRATVVGTQSFGKGSVQTIIPLGENGALRLTTALYYTPSGKSIQGKGITPDVKVEQPLPPDLQGRDLTRGESDLKGHIKGADESATGSGSAAYVPPEPKDDLQLIYAEQLLRGQKTDPSFPPNPDRAVLNQ, encoded by the coding sequence ATGATGCGGAAATTGTCGCTTCTGTTTGCCGGCGCGCTGATGGGCGCATCGGCAATGAGCCTGGTCTACGGCGCACCCGGCTCGGCGGCGAACGCTGCGGGCTCCGAAACCTACAAGCAGCTGGCGATCTTCGGCGACATCTTCGAGCGCGTGCGCGCGCAATATGTAACGCCGCCGGATGACAAGTCGCTGGTCGAGAACGCCATCAACGGCATGCTTGCCTCGCTCGACCCGCACTCCTCCTACATGAATGCGGAGCAGGCGCAGGATATGCGCGTGCAGACCAAGGGCGAGTTCGGCGGCCTCGGCATCGAGGTCACGATGGAGAACGATCTCGTCAAGGTGATCACGCCGATCGACGACACGCCGGCCGCCAAGGCGGGCGTGCTTGCCGGCGACTACATCGCCAAGATCGACGGCGAGGAGGTGCGCGGCCTGACCCTCAACGACGCCGTCGAGAAAATGCGCGGCCCGGTCAACACGCCGATCAAGCTCACGATCCTGCGCCAGGGTGCGGACAAGCCGATCGAGCTGACGGTGGTGCGCGACATCATCAAGGTCAAGGCGGTGAAGTACCGGGTCGAGAACGACGTCGGCTACATGAAGATCACCTCCTTCACCGAGAAGACCTATGACGATCTCGAGAACGCCATCGAGAACATCAAGAAGCAGGTGCCGAACGACAAGCTGAAGGGCTATGTGCTCGACCTGCGCCTCAATCCGGGCGGCCTGCTCGACCAGGCGGTGAGCGTGTCGGATGCCTTCCTGAAGCGCGGCGAGATCGTTTCGACCCGCGGGCGCGACCCGAAGGACGTCACCCGCTTCGACGCCAAGCCGAAGCAGAACGACGACATCAACGGCAAGCCGCTGATCGTGCTGGTCAATGGCGGCTCGGCGAGCGCGTCCGAGATCGTCGCCGGCGCGCTGCAGGATCTGCGCCGCGCCACCGTCGTCGGCACTCAGTCCTTCGGCAAGGGCTCGGTGCAGACCATCATCCCGCTCGGCGAGAACGGCGCGCTGAGGCTCACCACGGCGCTCTATTACACGCCGTCCGGCAAGTCGATCCAGGGCAAGGGCATCACGCCGGACGTCAAGGTCGAGCAGCCGCTGCCGCCGGACCTGCAGGGCAGGGATCTGACCCGCGGCGAATCGGACCTCAAGGGCCACATCAAGGGCGCCGACGAGAGCGCCACCGGCTCGGGTTCGGCCGCCTATGTGCCGCCGGAACCGAAGGACGACCTGCAGCTGATCTATGCCGAGCAGCTGCTGCGCGGCCAAAAGACCGATCCGTCGTTCCCGCCGAACCCGGACAGGGCCGTTTTGAACCAGTAA